A window of the Brassica napus cultivar Da-Ae chromosome C5, Da-Ae, whole genome shotgun sequence genome harbors these coding sequences:
- the LOC111206210 gene encoding uncharacterized protein At4g02000-like, which yields MADKLHNAIRSLSIEDDDPVTLPDDPKFRVFDANATSLMGRLLNPDCQPMAKMINYMPTAWRVHGRVRGIALSRDRFQFIFQREEDLLTVLRDRPWSYNHWTMLLERWTPNPPASFLTSLDVWIRIRNIPVNYYTSDTMYALAKKIGRVVELAYDPKVSQTTDYVHAKVCFNVENPALEAKNLIIPEEVVVIKYEYEKIHKRCFSCLRLTHEKAHCPFLKRAQANRGGTSKEGEAIRNTQIPALLAAPLESPPGFPTMFPELSKEDRQAAMMYVSHADETERRARILRVQHSIENAKDDDTSVPIRISHNLNKDKGLVFGYSHGDDSNSESNNTNTLHAVSAPALLKDKEDRAATSGEQSASSNFQINGSTVFRLGNTTSSGYTGTSRSKRIDRKRPPAWVRRVRTNRYGAGAIAVSQGAVQPMEGSGKRKPEDNKGQSSDYVGAEGSKKPNTNKISVASSLKPLPSQ from the coding sequence ATGGCCGACAAACTTCACAACGCCATACGATCCTTGTCCATCGAAGATGATGATCCGGTAACATTACCAGACGATCCGAAATTCCGGGTTTTTGATGCTAACGCTACCAGTTTGATGGGGAGGCTTTTGAATCCGGATTGCCAACCAATGGCCAAGATGATCAACTATATGCCCACGGCTTGGAGAGTGCATGGTAGGGTACGAGGGATTGCCCTTTCTCGTGACAGATTCCAGTTTATCTTCCAGCGGGAAGAGGATCTCTTAACTGTCTTAAGAGATCGGCCTTGGTCTTACAACCACTGGACAATGCTCTTGGAGAGATGGACCCCAAATCCGCCAGCCTCGTTCCTTACATCTTTGGACGTCTGGATCAGGATAAGGAATATACCGGTGAACTATTATACATCTGATACGATGTATGCCCTCGCTAAGAAGATTGGCAGGGTGGTGGAGTTGGCCTATGACCCAAAGGTTTCGCAAACGACTGATTACGTGCATGCCAAGGTATGCTTCAATGTGGAGAACCCAGCCTTGGAGGCTAAGAATCTCATAATACCGGAGGAGGTAGTGGTCATTAAGTACGAATATGAGAAGATTCATAAAAGATGTTTCTCATGTCTTCGCTTGACACATGAAAAAGCTCACTGTCCTTTCCTTAAAAGGGCACAAGCGAACAGAGGTGGAACATCTAAAGAAGGGGAAGCTATTAGAAATACTCAGATACCAGCGCTGCTAGCTGCGCCTCTGGAATCGCCTCCGGGTTTTCCTACGATGTTTCCAGAACTATCTAAAGAAGATAGGCAAGCGGCCATGATGTATGTCTCCCATGCGGACGAGACTGAGAGGAGAGCTAGAATCTTACGTGTCCAACATTCCATCGAAAATGCGAAAGATGATGACACAAGTGTGCCTATCAGAATATCCCACAACCTCAACAAAGATAAAGGGCTGGTGTTTGGCTATAGCCATGGTGATGATAGCAACAGCGAGAGCAATAATACCAATACTCTTCATGCTGTCTCGGCCCCTGCTTTGCTAAAAGATAAAGAGGACAGAGCTGCTACCTCTGGGGAACAGAGTGCTTCATCCAACTTTCAGATTAACGGTTCAACGGTTTTCAGATTGGGTAACACTACTTCATCTGGATATACCGGAACTTCGAGATCTAAAAGGATTGATCGGAAAAGACCACCAGCCTGGGTGAGAAGAGTGAGAACAAACAGGTACGGCGCTGGTGCTATTGCTGTTTCACAAGGAGCAGTTCAGCCCATGGAGGGATCGGGGAAACGTAAGCCAGAGGACAATAAGGGTCAGAGCTCAGACTACGTTGGAGCAGAGGGATCTAAGaaaccaaacacaaacaaaatttCGGTGGCTTCCAGTTTGAAGCCGCTGCCATCCCAATGA